One segment of Rhipicephalus sanguineus isolate Rsan-2018 unplaced genomic scaffold, BIME_Rsan_1.4 Seq898, whole genome shotgun sequence DNA contains the following:
- the LOC119378621 gene encoding LOW QUALITY PROTEIN: peroxisomal biogenesis factor 3-like (The sequence of the model RefSeq protein was modified relative to this genomic sequence to represent the inferred CDS: inserted 1 base in 1 codon): MFSRLYNAVRQHKKKICFSVGLVGGAYLLNRYLQRKLRDWETKQTQSYIDQIKHQHHFENILQTSDNTILTLLEKXREPLLALLETDSLLEKLKTRPANRLELWEEIKVRILTFALASVYAESLLASLVRVQLGVVGGYVFVNSQRAQQNSGGVLPALTNQDIHQRYLAQVQHFFENGLHELVRVVRDAVVAAFGHIGLKERVGPADFAVGFDFVKKHVSRDSKKPLPGFLRLLLPPLEVEGDTDDVRVLNVMILETRDVLETDDFSKVLGMCIDRGITSLTNDVEACYQNMLAAERENGSGERTAASSLAVSTGFPMAKLLPVLRNSLVSGRQDGFLRTVLQEELLRSMIANVYEAFCQTEDADRINHNLAPLSS, from the exons ATGTTTAGCCGGTTGTACAACGCTGTGCGGCAGCACAAGAAGAAGATATGCTTCAGCGTCGGCCTAGTCGGAGGCGCCTACCTTCTAAACCGGTATCTGCAGCGAAAATTGCGCGACTGGGAAACGAAACAGACTCAGAGCTACATCGATCAAATCAAACATCAGCACCACTTCGAGAACATCCTGCAGACGTCGGACAACACGATCTTGACTCTcctggaga agagagagccGTTACTCGCCTTACTCGAGACGGACAGCCTGCTCGAGAAGCTCAAGACGCGGCCTGCAAACAGGCTCGAGCTTTGGGAGGAAATCAAGGTGCGCATTCTCACCTTCGCGTTGGCGAGCGTGTACGCGGAAAGCCTGCTCGCCTCGCTCGTTCGCGTGCAGCTCGGCGTCGTCGGAGGCTACGTGTTCGTGAATTCGCAGCGGGCGCAACAAAACTCGGGAGGCGTGCTGCCGGCGCTCACCAACCAAGACATTCACCAGCGCTACCTGGCTCAGGTGCAGCACTTTTTTGAGAACGGTTTGCACGAGCTTGTGCGTGTCGTCAGAGACGCCGTGGTCGCCGCCTTCGGCCACATAGGCCTCAAGGAGCGCGTCGGTCCCGCCGACTTCGCCGTGGGTTTCGATTTCGTCAAGAAGCATGTCTCACGCGACTCCAAGAAGCCGCTCCCGGGCTTCCTTCGCCTGCTCCTGCCTCCTCTCGAGGTCGAAGGCGATACGGACGATGTGAGGGTGCTGAACGTGATGATCCTCGAGACGCGAGACGTACTCGAGACGGACGACTTCTCCAAGGTTCTGGGAATGTGCATAGACCGGGGTATCACGAGCCTCACGAACGACGTCGAGGCGTGTTACCAGAACATGCTAGCCGCGGAACGAGAAAACGGCAGTGGAGAACGAACTGCCGCTTCATCGTTGGCGGTGTCGACGGGATTTCCCATGGCAAAACTTTTGCCCGTGCTTAGGAACAGCCTCGTTTCCGGCAGACAAGATGGCTTCCTCAGAACCGTGCTCCAGGAAGAGCTACTTCGCAGCATGATCGCCAACGTTTACGAAGCCTTCTGCCAGACAGAGGATGCCGACAGGATTAACCACAACCTAGCACCGTTGTCATCGTGA